aaacttgtcataaaagtgcaattgaattgtaaaattttcaaaaattgcaattaaagttttagaatttgtcaagttggtgcaatcaaatctttctATTAACTCCAACCAACTTGAGAAACATATAATGTTAATAAGtgttaggatttgattgcaccaacttgacaaattctaaaacttaattacagtttttgaaaattttatgattcaattacacttttgtagcaagttttaagactttattacactttttgaaagtgctataattcaattgtatttttggtATATGTTTTAGAACTTCCATGGAGATCcttattgttttctttattttagttGCTTTTAGATTTattgacaatattttatttttatggaatgattaaaaaaatctaaatataaacCCATGCAACGGACATGTATGAAAACTagtgaaataagaaaaatcgaGTTTTATATTAAGGGCTTATTTGATAATCATTTTGTTCTTGGTaataatttttacttagaaatggttttttttttggttctccGAAcaaatttctaagcatttgaagaaatttgctaactgtccaaaatttttattcttggaatagaaatgtgtttggtaagatctcaaattcttttatgatttagaatttcttttaattaaaaaaattattatatttttctcattttcttcttctcctttttcctctttggtCAGTTGTTGGCTTGGCTATAGCTGGCCATTGTCCAAATGAGGGTTCGCGGCCTTATTGGAGCATCATTGGCCGAGCCTCCCTATtgagcctcaccttggctgggtgaggcttgcctagatctagcaaggctaagctcgcccaaccactgAGGAGACTCGGCtgatgaggctcggccttgccttgatGGGGTGGTGAGGTTGAACTTGTTGAGTTGAGGCTTggtcaagccttgcccagcTGCCAAGGAGGCTCATTGACCAGCCCGGCCTCGTCGAGGGCTGACGCTACTTTGATGAGGTCATCGGTGATGGCCAATCTGGCGACCagccaagaggaagaagggaaagaagaaaaagcaaaaagaaaagaaaagaaaaaggaaaatggacttgattttggagttgttcttagaaacaaagaatcaattttttttttttttactttttgattttgtttcaaatctatttctagaaacaaaaaagttactaaactgatttatcttcttttttttattttggggaacAAAGGAATAAAATTAAATACCATTTGGCCAGTTAACAAACACACCTTAATTGTGTCAACTTGCTTAGCATGACGAACGATGATTCATAAATAAGAACAGTCCTTTTCTTCAAAAGTGGCAACCGCAAGATATTAGATTAAAGCTACTATAGGATGTTACAATATATAAGAATTGTACTTTCTTACTCGAACTTTATCGAGGTTAATCCCGTCTCTTTCGAATCGAATGCCCGAATGCATTCGTGTCTTTATTTTTCGCACGCAACCATAAGTCTCCACCAGCTAGACCCTCGCcacttttgcttttatttctttGGATTTGTTTTTTGCCCAAAGCTAACTTAATTTACTAAGGGAAATAAATATTCCAATCGAACGCTAGTGGATGATGGAGTGTATTGTGTAGTAGGCATTAATTACTTGCATGAGATTACTGATAATGAGTAGCCTCAAAACACTTGTCAAGTATACTTAATAATGATTTGTTACAGTTTTCATtgcattaatttttatataacaTGAAAGATAGAAAATCCCAATTTTTCCTTGAATGAGTGTTTAACATAATCTTTTAGGTTACGTTTGGTTGTTTGAATTCTCAATCAAGATATGACTGGATTTATCGTAGTTTTCATtgcattatttatatatatcatgAGAGATCgtatattgaaaattctaatttttccttgAAGGAGTGTTTAACAAAATCCTTTAAGTTACATTTTGTCGTTTGAATTTTAACCAGGATATGATTATATAAGATATGTTATGAAATCTAGAGATTTTGCTATATATTATCAATTGCTAGGCGAATCACAGTAATAAAGTCGAATACatttatatcatatcatgtcTATGTATAAAATGAACAACATATCGatgtaaataaaattaaaattcacaaacaaatatgataaaaatctcTTACCATTCACTGCTAAAGAAACCATAAATGCACAAATAAAGATATAATATCCATAAATCACTTCATACTTATTGTACAATCTAAATATTAAATACTAAACCAACTCATTGTAGCACTTAAGAGTCACATGTTTGGCTATAGCAAGAAAAGTAAACGAGCTCTAGCGGTGTTGACGAGGCAAATCAACTAGTAaatgccaaatttagtaagaGAGAAAACATGATGATTCACATTCACGATTTTAAAAGGTATAGTGTTATACTCTCTTGCCACTCTCGCAACGTGAATCACATAGCTACGGAGGAGAAAGAGTTTCAATGCTCTCATTATTTTTGCGGAGGTTTagcatgaacaaaaaaattaggagtCGTGAAGCTTCCCCATAAACTAGAGGATGAGAAGGAAACTAAGAGGGTAGGTTTCTTTTCCCCAACAATTTAATCACCCCTTATTTTCGAgaattagaaaattcattttcgaGTCTAactttttttatggtttttttttccttcatttttttacttaatttttgaaaattatttcccctcttttctatttatttattttcctttttatttcttttttagtcccttccatcattccttaataaattttttattaaataataaatgatacTCATATGCCTAAAATATATCATACATTTTAATACTAAATATGTACGATATATATTATAGAGTAGCAAGAAATCCAAATatgaaactaaaataaaataaataaaaacgaaaatttcaattattttgaattttctccttatattggaattcaaatgttattttttttttacaatttttttttattaatttaataattttattattcaagaaatataatttttatacatGAATATAATAAATCTTATCTTTCTTTATCTTATATCTCCCGTAAGATATTCTCATTGCGTTCCATAACCCTCTTAACATCCGATCTCATTTTACCTTAAGCAGGAACTAAATCCAAGATATGATGGATTTCACCCCATCTCCACCTCGATTTCCATCCGGTCCAGCTCAAATGCATGTCATCGCGTTCCAAAATCCTCTTAACATCCAATCTCATTCTACCTTAAATCAGAAACTAAATCCAAGATACGATAGATTTTACCCTATCTCCACCTCGATTTCCATGCGGTCCACCCTCAGATAACAtgcataattttaaaaaaaaaaattccgcaTACGAGGAATATCCGCTCACACGCTCCCAAGATgtcaaaaaagacaaaaaaaaaaaaaaaaaaaaagaaggaagtcaTGCGAAAAAGGCGTGAAAATCTCTcccaatctctccctctctctctctctcttactccGTCTGCTTCGCTTGTAGATCTGCTTCGGCCCTCATCTCGCCTTCGTcttccacctccacctccacctccggAATCCCTTCCGTCTCCCCTTCAACCGACAGTCTCGCTCCAGGTCAGCTCCTctctcaatttcttcttctgggtgctctctcttttcccctctCCCCATCGATCCGCGCCCGCGTTCCGATCTCGTCTCCCCCGATTCCGACCCGATCCCTCGGAAATTTCCGGCGATTTCCCCCCGCCGATTCGCGGGTCGTTCGCCGTAGATCTCGGGAGGGACGTTCGGCTTCCTGGGTTCGCCCTCCCGCCTCCTCGGATCGGTCGATTCCTCGCCCGATGATGGGTCGGTGCGGGAACGCCCTAATTCGCGTTGGGATTTCTACATGGGCTCGATTTGGGTCGAGGGTATCGCGCATTTAGCGTCGTGGGTAGCTGCGGTTTTGTGGAATGTAGGCTTTTCCGTGTGCGGGTTGATTGATTTGGGTGGCTGCAGGTTTTGGGTCGGATTCGATGGAGGGGGTCGGAAGCGATGCtgccgcggcggcggcgccgaTAGATCAGTGGAGGCACGACGTCTGGAGGCTGTACCAGCATTATCTGGATAAGTCCACCCCGCACTCCACCTACCGGTGGATCGGGACCCTCGTCCTGCTCATCGTCTACGTCATGCGCGTCGTGTACGTTCAGGGGTTTTACATTGTCTCCTACGGTTTGGGGATCTATATACTGAACCTCATGATCGGGTTTCTGTCCCCGTTGGTCGATCCTGAGTTGGATCCCTCGGAGGGGCCAATGCTGCCGACGAAAGGGTCGGACGAGTTCAAGCCGTTCATCCGGCGGCTCCCGGAGTTCAAGTTCTGGTAATTGAATGTTCTCCTGTTCTTTTAGGCTCAGTTACTGCATCCATAGAAATAATAACTCATTTGATGCTTGCGGTAGTTTGAGGTTTCTCTATAGGTTGGAGGCGTTTGCAAGTGCTATTCTGCTTTGTTTGGTAGCTTGTAACTCTTACTTGTCATGTGGCTTGTAATAGTCTTGTGGGGTAGTAGTTTATGGAAGATTGAGTGGCTTAGTGGTAGGTCCTGAAAGTGTTCATCCTCCAAATAGAGGCTAGCTGCATCGATCTCTTTGAGGTGTTGGAGAGTGGACCAGGAAGttgaaaaggaaagcaaaatctACACAATCCTTTAATGACCTTTAAAAGAATTAGTATTGTGAGATCCTAGTTagttttttgtcattttccacAATTTAGTTTGGTTATAATGTATGGCTTGCACCAAAATTACTGTGTTAGACGAGGCTCTTGGAAGTGATTCACCAAATTGGTAGTATGTATCCTCTTGCATTGGTTTGATTtatggttatctcttcttgctttttaatatattaatatgaaGATGCCGTCTCCCTTTACTTGTCTCATTATCAGTGGTACCTAGAATTTAGTCCAAGGAACACAACAGTATGTTAGATGATGGTTGCTTGAGCTAATATGTGTGATGCCAGGCATGGGAGCTGATTTACATGAAAAATGGTGttaatttctatttcattcCCTATGAATATATTAATATTGTGTGCTACTGACAAATCTTTGTCTTGATGCTTAAAGTTTAACATGGAAGTGTTGTTAGCTCTGGAAAAGACGTGATTTTAAGAAccaattcatttatttcttgCAAAATATTTGTGGTTACATTATTAGAATTGTTAAACAAAGATGCTGGACTAAAGTAGAGTTATGATATAAGTAGACTCAATAGTCATAATAGTTTAAGTAGCTCTTGATGATCATAAGTTTGTCTGAGCTGCTGCTTCCGGAAGTATGGTGTTTTAAGACTGTTTAACGTCAAAGAGAGAGTTGCCTGGTTAATTCGCAGATATGAACCTTTTCTCCAGCTATTAAGCTTTTCTGCAATTGGAAAGTGCTTTCCTGGTCATTATGTGTGCACTGAGTTGAGTTACTACTTGACTGGTTTCTTTATGTTTTTCAGGCACTCCATAACAACTGCATTTTTAATAGCATTCCTCATGACCTTCTTCTCCATGTTCGATGTTCCCGTCTTTTGGCCCATATTGCTCTTTTACTGGCTCGTGCTTTTCATCATGACGATGAGACGTCAAATTGCACACATGATCAAGTACAAGTATATACCATTCAGCATTGGGAAGCAGGTGAGATCTCTTTGTGGTGCTGGTATATGTATTATTCTTATGAACTATGCAATAGAGATAGTTTACAAATGGTTTACAGAGGTTTGTGGCGAAAACTCATTTGGATGCTTTGATATGGTCCATTTGTTTAAATATCAATCCTTCATATTGCTATGCAAATCAATTTGCCCACTAGTTTGTTCTGGTTTCTGCAACTTTTACTACTAGTATAATCGCCTTTCAAGTAATGGCTACGACCCTATTTTATTTTGCAGAAATACGGTGGTAAGAAATTTTCTGCTAGTTCCAGTGGCTCGCGCGGGGATTAAAATGTGGCAGCATAGTATTACAGTTGGGGAATTTTGGATGGAAGATGGTAGAATGGTTGCTATTTGGATATTCATGATATCtgttcctttttcattttcacttcaaGGATCTCGATTGATGTTATATAAATTTGGATATGTAGTTTGGAACGGATAGATCAATTGTACCATCACGTTTCCAATGTTGGCGGAAAGAGGTGCTCATCTGTCAATGGACTTTCACCGTCCTGAGGAGTCTCCTTCCTGGTACATGATAGTTTTGTCTGCGTTGATGCCGACACTGTCCTTGTAACCCTACTATTATGTAGTAAGGAAATTTGACTATCAATGATACTGGAAATTTTTTTCAGTGTTCATTATCTACTTAATGCCTTTTTTTCCCATATACTTTTTGGGGCTAAAGCAGGTCATGCCATAATGTTGGCACTTCACACTGCGTCAATTCAACTTCCATGCACCTATTGACAAGAATTGGGTTCAGAATTGTGCCACAACCAATGAGAATTCCGATCCAAGTGAAATTACTGTACTGGTATAGCGGCTGCACTTTTGAATCTCAAAGTCTTGGGTATAGACATAAGACTACAGTTTCTCCATGCTGATCTGCCAAGATGGTGACACCTTAAGTCATACTTCACTGACCATGTATGTCAAATTAGGGCTATGTTTTTCTTGGTCCTTACGACCATGCTTTTGGTGGGTTACGAATGATAAACATCACAGCATGCAAAATTACCTAAAAGTAATTGCCGCTGTTTTCGTTTTTTATAAGTCAAAAGATTGATTGAGACAGGAAAACGTGACTCATCATCAAATTAGGTATCCAGCTATTCCATACGTCGGTCGGTGAAAAGGGAATGGCGAGAGCA
This Eucalyptus grandis isolate ANBG69807.140 chromosome 7, ASM1654582v1, whole genome shotgun sequence DNA region includes the following protein-coding sequences:
- the LOC104453344 gene encoding protein RER1A: MEGVGSDAAAAAAPIDQWRHDVWRLYQHYLDKSTPHSTYRWIGTLVLLIVYVMRVVYVQGFYIVSYGLGIYILNLMIGFLSPLVDPELDPSEGPMLPTKGSDEFKPFIRRLPEFKFWHSITTAFLIAFLMTFFSMFDVPVFWPILLFYWLVLFIMTMRRQIAHMIKYKYIPFSIGKQKYGGKKFSASSSGSRGD